The DNA segment AAATTCTAAGTCATTATCATCATCTAAGATTGTGTGTgactttcaaattaatttaaataaagatttaaaaaggaTGGGAAAGAGGGATTCTTCGAAAGGGTACTCAGAACTCTCTGAACGAAAAGTAGTCTATTGCTATAAACATGTGTAGATAGATGTGTCCGCATGCGATTTACACCGAATATGTAGTTCGAGGATTGGCAAGGAAACATTAAACTACGAAGTCGAAAAGCGGTCCTTCGACGTTGCTGCTTATGTTTCCGCTGAAAAACTCGAAGCTCTGTATGTTTGCGCAtcttcgaaataatttttcgcaCCATGTGGCACAGAAAGCGTGGCAGTACTTCAAAGTCTCCTAATCTAACTtcatttctcgtctttaaAAGATACTCTAACGAACTATGTTGTtgcttcaaatatttttctcgatGAGGATCTGTGCGCAATTGTGTCTGAGCTTCGCTCAGTTATTAATCGAATTTTTAAAAGGAATACGTAAGAGGCGTTTaggattataataattataacttttgcGAGAGTTTACTTTTCTTATGTGCCTAAAAATGTAGCGATAGTTTCGATTTGTATTTCACTAAGGTTtcgtaaatttgtaaattagaTGTTTTGGAAATAAAGTTAGACCATAATGTACAATTAGACAATTAAACGATTGATTGGGcagtaaattataaagatgAATGACTCGAGATTGATATGCGGAATCctttaattttcttgattttcaaataattagtataatttCGCATTGAATtagattaaattgtaaatataagaataaaaaatgtgtgtaCGTTGCACTCAGTGAAagtactttttcttttgtaaagaGAAGAATTgtcaaaagaattaaaaacaacGGTGCAAGATCGACCGCCGATCGAGGCAACGATACAATCATTTTGATTGAGTTTAAggattatatgtattaatccCGAAATTGTGCGCATGGTGCAATTTATATGATTTCAAATGTGAGAGTAACATTTCCTGTCTCTGTCGCTCTCAATGCCGAAGGGAATCCATTGAAATCCCATCGGCGTGACTTTCCTTTCCATCTCTCTTTCCCCTCGGTAGCATCCTTCTTTTCTGACGCTGCATCACTTTGTAGGACTCTCGTCCTGGCCAGCCTGCGATCGCGCGGACGTGTCTCGCATCCGTTCCGTGTGTCCTGTTACATTCACCACGCGCGAACACTTTCGTGAAAACTCTCTTGTAAGAGATAATAAGTAAGGAAGATATCGCGCATGTGTAACCGAGAAAGTGTAATGCATAggcataatataataataataatagtaatattgcatacatacataacaATTGTGATCGTGAGAGTATCTGTTACGAATAAATCAGTTGCAAATAAATCTTGTGACCTTTTTCCAAGCTACACTCGGCTCTGCTTCTTGATCCCTCCCACTACGATCTAAACTTGTATCACGTCTAACCGAAGAAAACCGACGAAAATACAGAAATACTTCTGTATTAAACTGGTTTCAACGTGTTCCTTTCTTCCCAAtccttttttcaaaaaatctttgaGTTTCTGATTCAATACAAAGCATCAATATCCAAATCTCGATGAGAAAACGACCAACCTTTTGCATCAactcaataaattaattacaagtaAATGAGTGGGTCTATATCGGTTTGGAGAGAAGGTGCAACactatcttatatttatttatataatacaaatgaGTAGAGCGGCGACGAAAACGTTCTTTAATGATGAGGAATGTAGTTGTTGTGCGAGTCCTGAGGACAGCCTGGCAGTAGGCTCGACGTCTCCTCGTCCGTGGAGCTGCACAGCATTCCGACTAGTGTGTAATCTACAAAGGGCGGCAGATCCAGGTCGGCAGTGGCTGAATCGCCGTAGTTATTGACGGTCCCGTGTGCCGGTCCAGCGCTCATCATCTGCGGCACCCGCTCGAGGATCTCACAGGTATAAGGGCAACGTTCATTGCCGGGATAGAAGAAGGACTCGGGACTGTTCCGGGATTGAACTGACGTCTCTGTCACGCCGGAAGCGTTGTGGAACAGTCTCTCCGCAGTTTCCGGTGTCTCCTGACTTGCGTAACAGTTCTGAAGTCTCTCGTCCAGGTTTGTCCGAGTCACCGAATTTTGATGAACGACGCGATTGTGCGGCTGATTCTTAGCGTCACCGTGCTCAAACATTTGGTGGTAGCCGTCAAAAGGATATGGTTTGTTACCCTCGGGACTGCAATTGCGTCGCACCGTCTGTTCTTGTAGTTCATCGCTCTTCGGCCTCTGGTAGAGACTGTACTCCGTTCTGTTCATCATCGGCGATTGACAACTGTTCTTGTAACACTCGACTTCTCTACGCGAAGATAAAAGATCCTCCTCCTTGACTTCAAAACTTTCCAAGTGTAATCTGTTGTCTTGTTGATTCTGGGGCCAATAAGATTGTTCGTGTTCACCCTTCGTGTTTCCCTCGATAAAGCCTTTCTGACTCTGCGATCGAGGATAATTCTGGTAACTCAGAACGTCATTTGCAGGTTGATTCTGATTCTTCTCTTGAACATAATGGTGCATCGCCCTTCTGGAAGGGAAGCCATTAGTGACCTTCTCGGGTTCAAAGTTGACGAAATGGAGCCTCTCGTCCTGAGGCAGACTCAGATGGCTGCTGCTAGAGTCTTCGCTAAGAAACTGGTTCCAGTAACCCTGATCTTGATTCTGCTGTTTCATCTCGTACTTAATGGTGCCGCTGCCGAGATCGAGTAAAGTTGGTGGCGAGCGAGCCACGTCTTGGGGATTCGTCGTGAAATCCGGCCTCAAGGGTTGGTCCAGTTGAAAGATCTCCTCCGGTTGGAAGAGATCACCTGTGAAAGGTGGAAAATCGCCGTAGGATGCTTCCTGCGGAGTCTGGTTTGGTAAACAGTAACCAACAGGATTCTCCTGCGATGGAACGTCCTGCAGCCAGTAAGGCCCGTCGGTGGGTGGCAGCTGTTGGGGATATATCGTTGTTTGATGATGATGAGACTGTGGATACGACGATACGTTCGTTTGCAGCGAGCACATGCACTCGAAGGGCGGGCACGAGCATGAGTAAcctataacaatttttatatcattaatattacaataaaatatgtagtttTCTCAATACAAAacgcaataattattatataaatcgttttcgaattataatttttaaaaaagtgtaattttCGAGGTAGATCGCATTTCAATTGTAATCAATCTTGCgagtaaaaaattgaaatttattgctttattttcTGAACAAAGGAAGATCCTTAATTCTGAAATTCTAAAAAAGTACGAAGATTTGAGTGATGTCTAATAAGGTGATTTTTAAGGCAGaccaaagtttatttttatctagtACAGTTTAGTACACTTTGGTACATGTATCAAACGATTGccaaaaatcaattataatgaAGTTATTCCTGCTTCAAATAGTGAAATTCAGGACTGTAACAATAGTGTTTTAGCTACacgttattttatgttatataaaatttttttaatgcgaaaatatataaaaattaatattttagaatataaaaatagttaaaaacaatttttttctggaattaattcttcaataaaataaattattaaatttagaaagaaatattatatctagTAAGATAAACAAAGAAGGAActacattaattaaacgtatatcgaatttagaatttcttcttatgtactttaattattatatatatattttttttttcaaaatattatttgctacttaatttactaaaatcaGAACACTTCATATAAGAAtgaaaaaacaatgttttaaaaatgaggTATCGTGATGGATTACAAAATTACGTTTCGATTAATTTCACATAAGCATTATTCTAACGGAATGTTAATTTGAGACTAAATGTGTGacggaaatattattaattttatcatcatTCTCACTCTTCGGTCCACGCGTTCATAGAACTGTGCTGCAATTCCGAAATCCGAGCCCGAACACAGAACTCGGCTTTCACCCCAAGCGCAGTCAATGTTGTCAAACACGTAACGGTTCACAGATGGACGGGGCGCGATGTCACGATGTTTACGTGAGTTGCTCGGGCTCGGATTGGCTCCGGAATCGCAGCAAAGCTGTAGAGTCGGGTGTTCCTCGTTACCGACATCTATTCGCTAGCGCCATCTCGTCTTGTGGCCAAAAGGATAAGATCTGTTCTTTTTATCTGAACTTTTACACTTTAGTTCATCTTTTTtagacatcacgtgactaaaaatgacgaatgggtatctttatttttagtcacgtgatgtcttttgacgctgaaaatgaacgtcaagcgtcagcgtgaGAAGGCACCTTTACGAAAGACGAAACGGAGGAAGGAGGAATCGTGAAAAAAGTTCAATGTAAAAGAATGAATCTAAGGTAATGTCGGTGCAAGTTCTCTGCTCTCGTATTAGATGCATTAGAcgcttaatatattatacacatttagACATTCTCACAACatagtataaaatagtaaCCTTTATCAGATATCAGTGGCGGTGGCTGCGTCGTTCTCGACGGTTGTTCAAGTGTGTCCGTGGTTGATCTTTTGGTTCCTCTCAGTGACATTAACTGTAACGAAATATGTGCATTTCAAAACAACTTATTCATAAAACGTGACTCTTCTCACAAATTACAAGGTGGTCATCGCAGATTGCGGGATTCGGCTTTCTTCGTTACGGTGAGTCACTTTACTCTTGCAGTTAAACTACATAAttaatcgtaaaatattttacgcttTACATGTTTCATCATTTGTATACATTAACCTAAATTTTGCTTGCCATTTCTATCAATGTATGTAAAAAGATCCGCGAATCCGTTCTCGGGTCTTAATTATCTCGCGGTCGGATGAGAAATTAATTGCGTGTCACCTTGGAGCCTAGGGCAGCCTCTCTCGCCAGAAGTACCGCCAGCCCTCTAACCCTCCTACCGGCGCCCACGCTTCTTCGTGCCTCCGATGTGGATTTCGCTTCCGGTCGCGGATGATCGTGCTGGCCCTTGGCCTGGAAGAAGATAGCGTGCTCCGTGTGCCGCCAAAAGTGCGTCACGGGATAACCGCAGTGGCCGCGGCACGACAGTATCTCCAGGCGGCCGGTGCACTGCCGGTTGGGGCACGGTTTGCCCTGTTGCTTCTTCCTCGCCTGTAAACAAGGATCGGAATGCGATTTTAATTATCGACCTACGATGCTAACTTTGACTCGCAACAACCACCTCGACTAACAACATCTCGTCTACCAAGATCTAGGAGTCGCTACTATTGCGCTCTAGCTCCCGACGAAGGGAACGCTGCTCGTGACGAGGATGGTTGTCGCGAGTCGAAGTTGACATCGTTGCAAATTAGACTTCGGAATTACTGGAGACGGGGACGGCAGGCGGCGGAATTTCGCGTCGCGGCAAGAATGCGCGACGAAACTCGCGCGACGAGCggcaatttacatttattatcggGTCGAGATTTATGTTTATCGTTCCGTTATGCGCCTGGGCTGCTCACCTTATCGCAGATCGCCGGTCGGAGGTGAACCCTACCGCCGCCGGGCAGTATGCACTCCTGCGAGCACACCAGAACGCCCAGGCAACTCTTCTTCAAAATGCTCACGTTGTGATTGTTCGTGTTCCTCATCGCCCAGCCGGAGGCATGCCTCCTCGCCTCCTCGCAGTCCGGCCCGTAGACTCGCCTCACGTGCCCGTCCGCCCATTCGCACCAGGGATCGTATTCCACTACCTGAGGCGAAAACCCTACTTTTCAGATCGCGTGGAGGACGACGCTCGCGGGGACGCGCGCACGATTTCATCGAATCTGGTTTAGAGGCAGAGGTTTCGCGggaagggaggagggagggagggaatgGTTGTACTCGCTGGAAAGTTCATCGGGTTCCTCTCGAGTGAGGAGGGAACTTACCCTCGGCACGTTCGAATCGTTTATGTCCCACTCCTGATGAGGATGATGTTGCTGCTGGTTGCCGGCGACAGTCGCTGACATCGTCGGCGACCCCACGCGACTCCTGCAAAGAGAGTAGATTTATATACCttgctataaattttatttattcttttaaatcttatattgTCGTACTCGTGTCAACAAATTGGCGTCAACCGCAAGTTGAAATTCGATTTCGTTGCGATCGACCTTGGAACCTTGCAATCGCGCCTGTCGTCCGGAATCGAATTCAGGGACTAATTTAGTGTTACGCAATCGCGGTCGTATCGTACCGAGTCCGGTGCAGCTGCGGGATAAAATCCCGATTTATGGTGCGTACCCGATCGTACTTCGCGCGATACTTATGGGAGTTCGTGGGTGGTACGGCGCGACACGGAGCACGTTCAGCACGTGAATCCTTTCCGGAATCCTTGCGTTCGTTGCGATCGCATCGCAGAGGTGCGAAAGATCGATTCTCGATGGCCCATGTGTAGCTACCCTTAAAATTTGTCAGCGGTTTTCATGCATTTATCTTTGATAATCGGACATTTGACATGGCCATTCGAGAAAAAGTAGGCGAATTTATTAATGACATAGATAACACGTTAacattactttaataataataataataataattaaaagacgattgggaaaaaaatgtcCATTCTTGTTTTCAATTTGATCTTATGCAAGAAAGAATCTAAAACTTTCAGCGgatatctgaaaataattgattttgttaacttgaaatataaaaaagttttgatattcAAACGGTTTGAGtatcttacataattattgatggtttaacaaaatttattatttccctTAAGTGTATcgtttcatttttattcattcGCGAATTTCAAATGAGTTTGTGAAAATCTAAGAAAGGAAAGGATCGCGCGAAAGCGTCGACATTTGATTAATCTGTCCAATCGCGCGTATTAACAAGGACGAGGGCGCAGCCCTTGTGCCTCTGATAGTTTTTGTCGCGGGAAAGCCCATCTTGCGACCGAACGGCACGACAAACACTTGTGCATAAATCCtcttatataaatgtatctcTTCGCATTTCAAGCTCGCAAACCAACTCCTGCCTTTCCCCCGTTGACATTAAAGGTCCGCGCTTATGATCTGTGGCGGCATTACGGTATGCGAGGACTCCTTGAGTTGCAGCCGAGTGTGCAACGACGTCCCTCCCGATCGTATATCACATCTCgaatagattttttagattacctGTGATCTTCGCAAGAGAAGAGGCATGTGTTGTGCGAACGTATGAAATATCACACACGCGCGATTAACGGGTAACCGATAAATAACATTGATAAATAGAAAAGAGACGCGGATCAAGATCAAGAACAATCATCTCTGGGAGGGTTATTTACCGCGAAAAAATTCCGACGATATTTCGATCGATAACGAGATTCAAACGGCAGATAAAACGGACAGAGCGGACTTGATTTCCTATTCGGCCCTACTGGTTTAGGGATCCGCGGGCGGACTTGTATATTCATCCATTTGGATTTACTTGTCGCTTGCACGACCATTGCGAAAGAATTTTCGCGCCTCCTACGGCGCGCTCGGCACAGGTTACGGCATTAGGTGCGCGCGCGGATCGTTCCCGTCGGTTTTATCGAGTCGCGCCCGTGGCCGGACGTTTACGATCCTGGGTACACCTACTCGAGCCCGTGGGTCGCGCATCTTCGACGGCTGGACCACCTCGTGAAACCCTGCTCCGCTCCTCACGCTCCTGACGTGATCACTGTCACCGAGAGAAATCGGCGGTTCCAATTGGCGCGATTACCGCGGCCGCCAATCGCGCGTAAAGCACGTTTACTTTGCGCCCCTCGATTCGTACGCGCGGGCATTTATCGCTCGACATAATTCACCCTCTAGATTTCCCATGGCGAGTATCCGCAGCATCGCATTGACGTCTCGCGGCGACGATCGTGGAGACTGCGGCAATGACTTCTTCGATTGTACGTCGCGTATATTCAACGTCAATTTTCACTCGCGTTTTATCggtttaaaataagaaattatttttccttaaaaaaatttgctgcgagatacaaatttattagctGAGATAAAAGGCGCATTATCATTATGGGAGACCTTTCTCGTCTCGAAACAAAAGGATTCTTCTCCCCAAAATTGGGTTAAACATTCAACGCATCGTAATACATAATCTCAGTTAAGATTCTCAGTCTCactagaaatattattagttttcattgcgaaaagaaaataacataatgaattaaactatattttttgtggcacctatattttaacattttaataaaattaattttgatagcaACGACATTAATCGTCtctatacatattacatattttagcTTCGTTAGCTAATTCTTTCTCTGtttgtataatgtaattatatatttattacttacatacaaacagagaaagaattagctaataaagctaaaatatgtaatatatataggGATGATTAATCGTCGTTGCTATcgaacttaattttattaaaatgtcaaaatataggtaaaataaattataagtatataatgtaAGTATCATACTTTTTACCTGCGTCACACGGGGTTGCCcgtacaataaatttcaagtagattttaattgataattatagcAAAAGAATTTCTCGCGACATCGACATACCGCGAGGAAGAAACAGTTTTCTTATTACTCTCCGGCGAGCGATAATTCTGCCATCCTTTCCCGATGGCTCGTTATGCATTGTGAGGGGAGGAAAACACGCGAGGCGCGTTTACTATACATTACGTCAAcgcttctctctttccctttctctctctcttgctctctctTTCCGTGTTAACGTAGAAGGGTAGAAATTGAACGGAGAGAGGGAAAGACGAGGACAGCTTTAACGCAGAAAAGAGTCAGCTTAGGTGAATGATTGCCCGGATCGGTGATAAAGTCATCGCCTTTAGCACCGAGTAAGATGATACATCGGCGGACGATGTTGCGCCGAGATTGTCCGGAGCCGAAGACGTACGCACACACGTGTGAACACACGCGTGTGCATTCACGCGTACTGTCATTCgttagagaaagaaagagcgaGAAACGTGCCGCATCTCGCGTCTTCTTCATGGTGTGGGTGCACGTTCAGAATTTCAGATATTAAGGTAGATACGCGCCGCGACGAGGCCACTAAAATATCATGAAGGGCATACCGtgaaaaggaagaaatttCTCGCTTCATCCTCGTTCCTTCCTATTTCCCTCTttaccctctctctctctctctctctcttccctcttcATTCCTTGCTCTCTCTTggctctctttctcattttctctttcatcctctttttctctctcatccTTGTCCGTTTCTGCTCGCAGCTGGACTACGTCTGGATCTTTCCGCGAGATTAGCGCGTTTGCGAGTTAATTTCGTTCTTCTAAACAAGTTAATTCCCCGCTCGTTTGATTCGAGTTACCGAGATCGTGTCGTCTATCCGGAAACACCATACCGatagatatattattaatatcgcaactgcaatttttgtttgtttgtaTCAATTTGTAATCcgtaattaaacttttatatcgtattttaatttatattacaaaaaaataaaattgacacgtaaaattatttttacatgattttatttattgcggttagtatttcattaaaatatatttagaaaatattacagtttaacgttcgattaaaattttctcttcttaATTGAGAAAAAGGTAAGGAATTACAAATTCTTGTGCAAGAAACAGAGCTTCTAAgctatctttaatattttgtctttattCTCTCggttgtaaatttatttttcggaaaaaaaatatgtttaatgtcTATCTAGATATTGacagtttaaaaaatcacatCACGTtaacaatgtttatttttctcctCTTTAAAACGATAAGCCCACACGATACTCGACACCCACGCAACGTTTCGTCTTTTTTTTCGGATC comes from the Monomorium pharaonis isolate MP-MQ-018 chromosome 9, ASM1337386v2, whole genome shotgun sequence genome and includes:
- the LOC105831145 gene encoding uncharacterized protein LOC105831145; translated protein: MVVLSRVGSPTMSATVAGNQQQHHPHQEWDINDSNVPRVVEYDPWCEWADGHVRRVYGPDCEEARRHASGWAMRNTNNHNVSILKKSCLGVLVCSQECILPGGGRVHLRPAICDKARKKQQGKPCPNRQCTGRLEILSCRGHCGYPVTHFWRHTEHAIFFQAKGQHDHPRPEAKSTSEARRSVGAGRRVRGLAVLLAREAALGSKLMSLRGTKRSTTDTLEQPSRTTQPPPLISDKGYSCSCPPFECMCSLQTNVSSYPQSHHHQTTIYPQQLPPTDGPYWLQDVPSQENPVGYCLPNQTPQEASYGDFPPFTGDLFQPEEIFQLDQPLRPDFTTNPQDVARSPPTLLDLGSGTIKYEMKQQNQDQGYWNQFLSEDSSSSHLSLPQDERLHFVNFEPEKVTNGFPSRRAMHHYVQEKNQNQPANDVLSYQNYPRSQSQKGFIEGNTKGEHEQSYWPQNQQDNRLHLESFEVKEEDLLSSRREVECYKNSCQSPMMNRTEYSLYQRPKSDELQEQTVRRNCSPEGNKPYPFDGYHQMFEHGDAKNQPHNRVVHQNSVTRTNLDERLQNCYASQETPETAERLFHNASGVTETSVQSRNSPESFFYPGNERCPYTCEILERVPQMMSAGPAHGTVNNYGDSATADLDLPPFVDYTLVGMLCSSTDEETSSLLPGCPQDSHNNYIPHH